From a single Bufo bufo chromosome 9, aBufBuf1.1, whole genome shotgun sequence genomic region:
- the LOC120978781 gene encoding uncharacterized protein LOC120978781: MLSSDCGSAPWYLQIFFFLEVTIVFTSLSSDCGRAPWYLQIFFLEVTIVFTSLSSDGGRAPWYLQIFFLEVTIVFTSLSSDCGRAPQYLQIFFFLEVTIVFTSLSSDCGRAPWYLQIFFLEVTIVFTSLSSDGGRAPWYLQIFFLEVTIVFTSLSSDCGRAPQYLQIFFFLEVTIVFTSLSSDCGRAPWYLQIFFLEVTIVFTSLSSDGGRAPWYLQIFFLEVTIVFTSLSSDCGRAPWYLQIFFLEVTIVFT; this comes from the exons AT GTTGTCTTCTGATTGTGGCAGTGCTCCCTGGTATCTTCAGATCTTCTTCTTTCTGGAGGTGACCATTGTCTTCACCTCGTTGTCTTCTGATTGTGGCAGGGCTCCCTGGTATCTTCAGATCTTCTTTCTGGAGGTGACCATTGTCTTCACCTCGTTGTCTTCTGATGGTGGCAGGGCTCCCTGGTATCTTCAGATCTTCTTTCTGGAAGTGACCATTGTCTTCACCTCGTTGTCTTCTGATTGTGGCAGGGCTCCCCAGTATCTTCAGATCTTCTTCTTTCTGGAGGTGACCATTGTCTTCACCTCGTTGTCTTCTGATTGTGGCAGGGCTCCCTGGTATCTTCAGATCTTCTTTCTGGAGGTGACCATTGTCTTCACCTCGTTGTCTTCTGATGGTGGCAGGGCTCCCTGGTATCTTCAGATCTTCTTTCTGGAAGTGACCATTGTCTTCACCTCGTTGTCTTCTGATTGTGGCAGGGCTCCCCAGTATCTTCAGATCTTCTTCTTTCTGGAGGTGACCATTGTCTTCACCTCGTTGTCTTCTGATTGTGGCAGGGCTCCCTGGTATCTTCAGATCTTCTTTCTGGAGGTGACCATTGTCTTCACCTCGTTGTCTTCTGATGGTGGCAGGGCTCCCTGGTATCTTCAGATCTTCTTTCTGGAAGTGACCATTGTCTTCACCTCGTTGTCTTCTGATTGTGGCAGGGCTCCCTGGTATCTTCAGATCTTCTTTCTGGAGGTGACCATTGTCTTCACCTAG